The genomic stretch CGCCAACGTTCCAGGCGACTGACCCTCATGACCGCCTGTTTGATCCTTTCAACCCAACAGCTGAATTCGGAGTACTGACATGATCGGAATCATCGGGATTGTATGCATCTTCGCGATGGTTTTTGGCGGCTACCTGGCCGCTGGCGGTAAAATGGCCATCATTTTGAAATCTCTGCCGTTTGAGATGATGATGATTGGCGGCGCAGCCGTTGGCGCCTTTTTGATCAGCAACGACATGGGTGGCGTCAAACACACAGCCAAAGACATGGCCAAGGTGTTCAAGGGGGCCAAATGGAAACCCGACGACTATCGCGATCTGCTGTGTCTGCTGTTTGCCCTGATCCGCATCGCGCGTCAAAACCCGGTTGAGGTCGAACAGCACATCGAAGATCCCGAAAATTCCAGCCTGTTTTCCAAATACCCCAAGATTCAGGCGGATAAAGAGGCGGTTGATCTGATCTGCGACACCATGCGCTCGGCTTCGATGAACTATGACGACCCACACCAGGTCGAAGAGGTACTGGAAAAACGCATGGACGCAAACCTGCATCACGCGCTGCATTCCAGCCACGCCTTGCAAACCGTCGCCGACGGCCTGCCCGCCTTGGGGATTGTTGCGGCGGTTCTGGGTGTGATCAAAACAATGGGTTCGATCGACCAGCCGCCCGAGGTTCTGGGCAAGCTGATCGGCGGCGCTCTGGTCGGGACATTCCTGGGCGTTTTCCTGGCCTATGGCCTGGTCGGTCCCTTTGCCTCCAAAGTCAAAGCCGTGGTTGAAGAGGATGCACATTTCTATCAACTGATCCGCGAGGTTTTGGTCGCCAACCTGCACAATCATGCCGCCGCCATCTGTATCGAGGTTGGACGTCAGAACACACCCTCGCACATCCGGCCCAAATTCGCAGATCTGGAAGAGGCGCTAAAAGCCATCAAACAGGACGCCGCATGACCCGGCTAATTCTGTTCCTCGTCCTTTCGACCCTCAGTGCAACATCGGCCCTCGCCGAGCGTCTGATCGTGCGATCGGGTGAGCATCCGAATTTCACGCGGTTGGTCATGAAACTACCGCAAGGCATTGAATGGTCGCTCAGAACCGGAACCAGCGAAGCGGAACTCAGCATGGAACTGCCGGATGTTGAGTTTGATACAACAGGCGTATTCGCACGCATTCCGCGCGCCCGTCTAACAGCCCTTAAACAAGAGACCACCGGTGGCCCGCTGCGCCTATCCTTTGGATGCTTTTGCGAAGCCAAAGCTTTTGTTGAGGCTGGAAACTACCTTGTTGTGGATATCCGGAAATCGACAGCATCCAGACCTATTGCCTTGAAGTTGCCAATCGTTTTGCCAGCCACTGCCCAAACAGCAGATCCGGAAGACTCACCTGAAATCGAAATCAGCGACGCACCCCCCCTGTCTCTGCCTCTCGACCCGCCATCGCCCAGATCGCAAAACGACTTATCCCATCTTCTGCCCAATCAACGACAGACAGAGTTTCGCCTGCTGACGCAGATCACGCGCGCGGTCGATCAAGATGTTCTCGATATTGCACCAAATGTTGTCGCTATTGATATCGAGGGTACAGAACATCTGGAAAACCCTGATGTCCCAGATGCGGTAAGTTTCAACGAAAACATTCGCATTGCTACCGTAATCGACAGGGACCTCTATGGTCTGTCTGATCACATGTCGAACGGCACAACCAAACGAACCTGCTCGGCGATCGATGATCTGGAGTTGTCCCAGTGGGGCGAACCCGGTGGCTTTGGCGATCACATTGGCGATCTACGAAATCGTGTGGTGACCGAAGCAGGAGACATCGATCCAGATGTGGTTGTGGAATTGGTCAAACAATACATATACTTCGGCTTCGGCACCGAAGCATTGAACACCCTGTCGTTACATCCAAACCCTTCACAGATCACGTGGGAACTGCCAATTCTGGCTGGGCTCTTGGACAACGGGTCTACGCCCGCGGCATTTGAACTCACAGGCTTGCAGCATTGCGACGGCCCGATCTCTCTGTGGTCAGTCTTGGCACAGGACAACCTAGCCCAGGACGCAAACACACAGGCCATTACCAACGCTTTTGCCAAATTGCCTGAGCATCTGCAGTTTCAACTTGGTCCCAAACTGGGAATGATCCTGACGCGTGCCGGCGACAAGGTTTCAACGCGTGCGGTGTTGCGTATTCTGAACCGCAGCCGACCCAGCCCCCAGCCTGAAGTGTCTCTGGTTGAAGCCGAAGTCGC from Falsiruegeria litorea R37 encodes the following:
- the motA gene encoding flagellar motor stator protein MotA gives rise to the protein MIGIIGIVCIFAMVFGGYLAAGGKMAIILKSLPFEMMMIGGAAVGAFLISNDMGGVKHTAKDMAKVFKGAKWKPDDYRDLLCLLFALIRIARQNPVEVEQHIEDPENSSLFSKYPKIQADKEAVDLICDTMRSASMNYDDPHQVEEVLEKRMDANLHHALHSSHALQTVADGLPALGIVAAVLGVIKTMGSIDQPPEVLGKLIGGALVGTFLGVFLAYGLVGPFASKVKAVVEEDAHFYQLIREVLVANLHNHAAAICIEVGRQNTPSHIRPKFADLEEALKAIKQDAA